In the Chroococcidiopsis sp. SAG 2025 genome, one interval contains:
- the psb35 gene encoding photosystem II assembly protein Psb35 gives MHILMQAAADAAVNQPHFPISATLVYVVGFIAAATIGSVAWYNSKRPVGWEDKERPDVVPEVKKEETPGVGEPK, from the coding sequence ATGCACATATTAATGCAAGCAGCAGCAGATGCGGCAGTAAATCAGCCCCACTTTCCAATCTCTGCAACTCTAGTATATGTAGTAGGTTTTATTGCTGCTGCGACAATTGGTTCAGTTGCTTGGTACAATTCCAAGCGTCCTGTAGGTTGGGAAGATAAAGAGCGTCCAGACGTAGTACCGGAAGTTAAAAAAGAAGAAACTCCTGGAGTTGGCGAACCAAAGTAA
- a CDS encoding NADP-dependent oxidoreductase → MKAIRMHAYGGADVLKYEDVPLPQPAADEVLIRIYAAGVNPVDWKIREGYVGKTFNLPHILGADVAGVVESVGDAVQRLKPGDEVYGYASLRREGTYAEYIAAKESEVTLKPKSIDFIQAAALPVAALTSWQAIFDTAHLEAGQKILIHAASGGVGSIAVQLAKAKGAHVIGTASTRNTEFIRKLGVDQAIDYQATPFEDVTRDLDVVLDTIGGETRSRSLKVLKPDGILVSIVSPPPESASVRVAINHVQPNAAQLDEITTFIDSGQVKPHVETVLPLSEAAQAHQLSQSGRTRGKIVLRVD, encoded by the coding sequence ATGAAAGCAATTCGGATGCACGCTTATGGTGGCGCAGATGTCTTGAAGTACGAAGACGTGCCGCTACCTCAACCCGCAGCAGATGAAGTTTTAATTCGGATCTATGCGGCAGGAGTTAATCCTGTAGATTGGAAGATTCGCGAGGGATATGTGGGTAAAACCTTCAATTTGCCCCATATTCTGGGTGCTGACGTTGCGGGAGTTGTGGAGTCTGTTGGTGATGCCGTGCAGCGACTGAAGCCAGGAGATGAAGTATACGGCTACGCTAGCTTACGGCGGGAAGGTACGTATGCTGAGTATATCGCTGCTAAAGAATCGGAAGTCACGCTAAAACCCAAAAGCATCGATTTTATTCAAGCAGCAGCTTTACCAGTGGCAGCGCTGACATCTTGGCAGGCAATTTTCGATACGGCGCACTTAGAGGCAGGACAAAAAATTCTGATTCATGCCGCATCTGGTGGAGTAGGATCGATCGCCGTGCAATTGGCAAAAGCTAAGGGTGCGCATGTTATCGGTACGGCTTCTACTCGTAATACTGAATTTATCCGCAAATTGGGAGTAGACCAAGCAATCGATTACCAGGCAACACCATTTGAAGATGTCACGCGCGATCTCGATGTCGTATTAGATACGATTGGTGGTGAAACACGATCGCGATCGCTCAAAGTTCTCAAACCAGATGGAATACTCGTTTCAATTGTCAGCCCGCCACCAGAAAGTGCCAGCGTGCGAGTTGCTATTAACCACGTACAACCAAATGCGGCGCAATTAGATGAAATTACCACTTTCATCGACTCAGGGCAAGTTAAACCTCATGTAGAAACCGTACTACCCTTGAGCGAAGCCGCACAAGCACACCAGTTAAGCCAAAGCGGACGGACGCGGGGTAAAATCGTGCTGCGGGTTGACTAA
- a CDS encoding potassium channel family protein: MNLSSLGFFRSLRKDNHQFAVIGLGRFGRAVCSTLHRLGYEVLATDIDEKNVNQVMSEHIAAHAVQLDSTDSVALKEAGIYEFDTVIVAIGNYIQESIITTLNLKEGGVPHIVAKASSGVHCKLLHRVGADHVVFPEYEAGCELARSLTKPAILDRFDLDPDNSIVEVIVPDEFHGKTIGDLQIRNRYGLNLLAVSQDGKFEINPDPRKRLEKGSAMVVIGCNKDINRLPI, encoded by the coding sequence GTGAATCTGTCGTCTTTAGGTTTTTTTCGCAGTCTCCGCAAAGATAACCACCAGTTTGCGGTTATTGGCTTGGGACGGTTTGGGCGTGCTGTCTGCTCTACTTTACATCGGTTGGGCTATGAAGTACTAGCGACGGACATTGATGAGAAAAACGTCAATCAGGTCATGAGCGAACATATTGCAGCTCACGCCGTACAACTTGATTCTACTGACTCTGTAGCGTTAAAAGAAGCGGGAATTTACGAGTTTGATACGGTCATTGTTGCGATTGGTAATTATATACAAGAAAGTATTATTACGACGCTGAACTTGAAAGAAGGTGGCGTACCGCATATTGTGGCAAAAGCATCTTCAGGGGTTCATTGCAAATTGTTACATCGGGTTGGCGCGGATCACGTTGTCTTTCCTGAGTATGAAGCAGGATGCGAGTTAGCCCGATCGCTCACCAAGCCAGCTATTCTCGATCGCTTCGACCTCGATCCAGATAATAGCATCGTTGAAGTCATCGTACCTGACGAATTTCATGGCAAAACAATCGGCGATCTACAAATTCGCAACCGCTATGGTTTAAACTTGCTAGCGGTGAGTCAAGATGGCAAATTTGAAATCAACCCCGATCCCAGAAAACGCTTAGAGAAAGGTTCCGCTATGGTTGTAATTGGTTGTAATAAGGATATTAATCGCTTGCCAATCTAA
- a CDS encoding methyltransferase domain-containing protein, with amino-acid sequence MSATLYERIGQFYDSSSSLWEQVWGEHMHHGYYGTDGKQRKERRQAQIDLIEELLQWADVEQAQHILDVGCGIGGSSLYLAQKYNAQATGITLSPFQANRATQRAQAMGLSQKTEFLVADAQNMPFADNSFDFVWALESGEHMPDKVKFMQECYRVLQPGGKLIMVTWCHRPIDAQSGGILTADEQKHLNEIYEVYHLPYTIALPEYEAIARNLPLNNIRTADWSTAVAPFWDVVIDSALNPTAILGLILSGWETIQAALSLGLMQRGYQRGLIRFGLLCGIK; translated from the coding sequence ATGAGTGCAACACTTTACGAGCGGATTGGGCAATTTTACGATTCCTCCTCTAGTTTGTGGGAACAGGTGTGGGGGGAACACATGCATCATGGCTACTATGGCACAGATGGAAAACAGAGAAAAGAGCGGCGACAGGCACAAATTGATTTGATTGAAGAACTGCTGCAATGGGCAGATGTAGAGCAAGCACAGCATATCCTCGATGTCGGCTGCGGTATAGGTGGTAGTTCGCTGTATCTTGCCCAAAAATACAACGCCCAAGCCACGGGAATTACTCTCAGCCCATTTCAAGCGAATCGGGCGACTCAACGCGCTCAAGCTATGGGTTTGAGTCAAAAAACCGAATTTTTAGTCGCAGATGCTCAGAATATGCCTTTTGCGGATAACAGCTTTGACTTTGTTTGGGCATTAGAAAGCGGCGAACATATGCCCGATAAGGTTAAGTTCATGCAAGAGTGCTACCGCGTGTTGCAACCCGGGGGAAAGCTGATAATGGTGACTTGGTGTCATCGCCCTATAGATGCTCAGTCAGGAGGTATTCTGACGGCAGACGAGCAAAAGCATCTGAACGAGATTTACGAGGTGTATCACTTACCTTACACGATCGCCTTACCGGAATATGAAGCGATCGCCCGCAATCTTCCATTAAACAACATCCGTACCGCAGATTGGTCAACTGCCGTAGCACCCTTTTGGGATGTGGTGATCGATTCTGCTCTTAATCCCACGGCAATATTAGGTTTAATTTTATCTGGCTGGGAAACAATTCAAGCAGCATTGTCTCTGGGGTTGATGCAGCGGGGCTACCAGCGTGGTTTAATTCGATTTGGCTTGTTATGTGGGATTAAGTAA
- a CDS encoding tRNA (5-methylaminomethyl-2-thiouridine)(34)-methyltransferase MnmD, producing the protein MRRQETGDRRQEAEEGQGGLSPSIPDSRLPTPYSPQLTADGSYTFFSTEFGEAYHSQFGARQEAEFKFVEPTQLRQKALQQKSLRLLDVCYGLGYNTAAALAAIWEVNPNCRVEVVGLELDPTVPQAAIAHNLLNDWSQLVPPLTQLATTHQVTTDCLQAKLLLGDARQSIQTLQASGFQADAVFLDPFSPPTCPQLWTVEFLGYVARCMHINGILATYSCAASVRSALQAAGLKIGSTSPVGRRSPGTVASWHDSDLPPLSQEEREHLQTRAATPYRDPQLSDSADIICQRRVQEQQTSSLEPTSRWRKRRSQDAN; encoded by the coding sequence ATGAGGAGACAGGAGACAGGAGACAGGAGACAGGAGGCAGAAGAAGGACAAGGAGGATTATCACCTTCGATTCCCGACTCCCGACTCCCTACTCCCTACTCCCCCCAACTCACAGCCGATGGTTCCTACACCTTCTTCTCAACTGAATTTGGCGAAGCGTATCACAGTCAATTTGGGGCGCGTCAGGAAGCTGAGTTTAAGTTTGTGGAACCGACACAACTACGGCAAAAGGCTCTACAACAAAAATCTTTACGATTATTAGATGTATGTTATGGCTTGGGATACAACACTGCCGCCGCTTTAGCTGCAATTTGGGAAGTCAATCCCAATTGCCGTGTAGAAGTTGTGGGATTGGAGTTAGATCCAACAGTACCCCAAGCCGCGATCGCCCATAATCTCCTCAATGACTGGTCGCAACTCGTACCCCCATTAACTCAGTTAGCCACAACTCATCAAGTTACAACAGACTGCCTGCAAGCAAAATTATTGCTTGGCGACGCGAGGCAGTCTATTCAAACATTACAAGCATCTGGATTCCAAGCAGATGCAGTTTTTCTCGACCCATTTTCTCCACCTACATGTCCTCAGTTGTGGACTGTAGAGTTTTTAGGATATGTGGCTCGATGTATGCACATTAATGGTATTTTGGCAACTTATTCCTGTGCTGCATCTGTGCGATCGGCTTTGCAAGCAGCAGGGTTGAAAATTGGTTCCACATCACCCGTAGGTAGGCGATCGCCTGGTACTGTAGCTAGTTGGCATGATTCTGACTTACCCCCGCTGTCTCAGGAAGAACGAGAGCATTTACAGACTCGTGCGGCAACACCCTATCGCGATCCTCAATTATCTGATTCAGCAGATATAATTTGTCAAAGACGAGTGCAAGAACAACAGACAAGTTCCTTAGAACCAACTTCCCGCTGGCGCAAGCGAAGAAGTCAAGACGCTAACTAA
- a CDS encoding homogentisate phytyltransferase: MKRTVKTQRTPKVKRLNLVEWLYAFWKFSRPHTIIGTSLSVLGMYLIAFDAQIDLSQLSTSVRAGFADSSLVERIIQLSTSVRAGFADSSLVERIIYWLNPPLQPLFLAWIACLCGNIYIVGLNQLEDVEIDKINKPHLPIASGEFSRRTGQILIAITGILALVLAGTAGWYLFGMVAISLAIGTAYSLPPIRLKRFPFWAALCIFSVRGAIVNLGLFLHFNWLWQGVLAIPSSVWTLTLFIVVFTFAIAIFKDIPDLEGDRQYHITTFTIALGKEKVFNLALWVITTCYTGIIIAGILGLPSVNSTFLISTHLLLLALLWWRSRQVNLQDKSAIASCYQFIWKLFFLEYLLFPVACLLGS; the protein is encoded by the coding sequence ATGAAACGTACCGTCAAGACGCAGAGAACGCCGAAAGTCAAGCGATTAAATTTAGTTGAGTGGCTTTATGCTTTTTGGAAGTTCTCGCGTCCCCACACAATTATCGGTACGAGTTTAAGCGTCTTAGGAATGTACTTAATTGCCTTTGATGCGCAGATCGATCTTTCCCAACTCTCGACTTCCGTACGGGCGGGTTTTGCAGATAGCTCTCTTGTCGAACGCATAATTCAACTCTCGACTTCCGTACGGGCGGGTTTTGCAGATAGCTCTCTTGTCGAACGCATAATTTATTGGCTAAACCCGCCCCTACAGCCCTTATTTTTGGCGTGGATTGCTTGTCTGTGCGGCAATATTTATATTGTGGGATTAAATCAACTAGAAGATGTTGAAATTGACAAAATTAATAAACCCCATTTACCAATAGCATCTGGTGAGTTTTCACGGCGCACAGGTCAAATTTTAATAGCCATAACGGGAATTTTGGCGCTAGTATTAGCTGGGACTGCTGGATGGTATTTATTTGGCATGGTAGCAATAAGTTTAGCAATTGGAACAGCTTATTCTTTACCACCAATTCGTTTAAAAAGATTTCCTTTTTGGGCAGCTTTATGCATTTTTTCTGTTAGAGGAGCAATAGTTAATTTAGGATTATTTCTACATTTCAACTGGTTATGGCAAGGAGTTTTAGCAATTCCTAGCTCTGTTTGGACGCTAACTTTATTTATTGTGGTATTTACCTTTGCGATCGCAATTTTTAAGGACATTCCCGATTTAGAAGGCGATCGCCAGTATCACATTACAACTTTCACCATCGCTTTAGGTAAAGAAAAAGTTTTTAACCTAGCACTTTGGGTAATAACTACATGTTATACAGGTATAATAATTGCAGGAATTCTAGGACTTCCCTCAGTTAACTCAACTTTTCTCATCAGTACCCACTTATTACTCTTAGCTTTGCTATGGTGGCGCAGCCGTCAAGTAAACTTACAAGATAAAAGCGCGATCGCCAGTTGCTATCAATTCATTTGGAAGCTATTTTTTTTAGAATATTTGCTGTTTCCAGTGGCTTGTTTGTTGGGAAGCTAA
- the lipA gene encoding lipoyl synthase, with protein MTVKPEWLRVKAPQWQRVGKVKDILRDLALNTVCEEASCPNIGECFNAGTATFLIMGPACTRACPYCDIDFEKKPKPLDPTEPQRLAEAVRRLRLNHVVITSVNRDDLSDGGASQFVGCIQAIREISPQTTIEVLIPDLCANWDALATILQAQPEVLNHNTETVSRLYRRVRPQGDYDRSLELLKRARTLAPSVYTKSGLMVGLGETDAEIRQVMQDLRAVNCDILTLGQYLQPSQKHLKIDSFIAPEQFDAWREYGESLGFLQVVSSPLTRSSYHAEQVRELMQSYPR; from the coding sequence GTGACAGTTAAGCCAGAGTGGTTACGGGTAAAAGCGCCGCAGTGGCAGCGCGTCGGTAAAGTTAAAGACATTTTGCGGGATTTAGCCCTCAATACTGTCTGTGAAGAAGCCTCATGTCCTAATATTGGCGAGTGTTTTAACGCAGGTACGGCAACATTTTTGATTATGGGTCCAGCCTGTACCCGTGCTTGTCCTTACTGCGATATTGATTTTGAGAAAAAACCTAAACCCCTAGACCCCACAGAACCACAACGCCTAGCTGAAGCAGTTCGGCGGCTGCGGCTCAATCATGTCGTGATCACTTCCGTAAATAGAGACGATTTATCGGATGGGGGTGCATCTCAGTTCGTCGGTTGCATTCAAGCGATTCGTGAGATATCGCCACAAACTACAATTGAGGTCTTAATTCCCGATTTATGTGCGAATTGGGATGCTTTGGCGACGATTTTACAGGCGCAACCAGAAGTCTTAAATCACAATACAGAAACCGTTTCCCGGCTGTATCGGCGAGTACGTCCCCAAGGGGACTACGATCGCTCCTTAGAATTGTTAAAGCGAGCGCGTACTTTAGCTCCTTCTGTCTACACCAAGTCTGGTTTAATGGTAGGACTGGGAGAAACCGATGCTGAAATTCGCCAGGTGATGCAAGATCTACGGGCTGTAAATTGCGATATTCTCACACTAGGACAATATCTTCAACCCAGCCAAAAGCATTTAAAAATAGATAGTTTTATTGCTCCAGAACAATTTGATGCTTGGCGGGAGTATGGTGAATCTTTGGGTTTCCTGCAAGTGGTTTCTTCACCCCTCACCCGGAGTTCCTATCACGCCGAACAAGTGCGGGAGTTGATGCAGAGTTATCCTCGCTAA
- a CDS encoding TerB family tellurite resistance protein, which yields MTNNSNTKTLMKILIGAAWLDGKIQPAERKYLQQVAQAKNLADDPEIRSLLNELRTVQPTECYEWIQAYLGDRPSETAYQSLIEAISGLIYSDGDVAVEEAKLLNKIESSHSEETEHHSIHNSAIHAIQRLYRRWVETQN from the coding sequence ATGACTAATAATTCTAATACCAAAACTTTAATGAAAATCTTGATCGGTGCTGCTTGGTTGGACGGCAAAATTCAACCAGCGGAAAGAAAATATCTTCAGCAAGTCGCTCAAGCAAAAAATTTGGCTGACGATCCAGAGATTCGATCTTTACTCAACGAACTCCGAACAGTACAGCCTACAGAATGTTATGAATGGATTCAAGCATATTTAGGCGATCGCCCTAGTGAAACAGCTTATCAAAGTTTGATTGAAGCTATTAGCGGCTTAATTTATAGTGATGGCGATGTTGCCGTGGAAGAGGCTAAATTGCTCAACAAAATAGAGTCTTCTCATTCAGAGGAAACAGAACATCATTCCATTCACAATTCTGCAATTCACGCAATTCAAAGGCTCTACCGCCGTTGGGTAGAGACTCAAAATTAG
- a CDS encoding DUF2127 domain-containing protein, with the protein MARIRSQKKPLALIAIIIYKSLTALILAIASISIFLALDKYQNLLTFADNYILTGKREIIKFLLEKLLTLNPKTLEFSGVVTGVYAIVTVIEVVGLWYEKAWATILVLILVGISLPVEVFELLRGVSAIKLIVFAINAVLFWYLLREFMHR; encoded by the coding sequence ATGGCTAGAATCCGAAGTCAAAAGAAGCCTCTCGCCCTAATTGCCATTATTATCTATAAAAGCTTGACTGCTCTGATACTAGCGATCGCTTCTATTTCCATCTTTTTAGCTTTAGACAAGTATCAAAATTTATTGACATTTGCGGATAATTATATTTTGACAGGTAAGAGGGAAATTATTAAGTTTCTCTTAGAAAAACTCCTCACTCTCAATCCTAAAACTTTAGAGTTTAGCGGTGTTGTCACGGGAGTATACGCCATAGTGACTGTCATTGAAGTAGTTGGTTTATGGTATGAAAAAGCTTGGGCAACGATTTTAGTACTGATATTAGTTGGAATTAGCTTGCCAGTAGAAGTCTTTGAACTTCTTCGAGGCGTATCTGCGATTAAACTGATAGTTTTTGCGATTAATGCAGTTTTATTTTGGTATTTACTACGCGAGTTTATGCATCGCTGA
- a CDS encoding TrkH family potassium uptake protein yields MTVPRTISLGFLAVIAVGTLLLMLPFSSSSGDWTNPIVALFTSTSAVCVTGLSVVDVGTYFSFVGQVILVALVQIGGLGYMTATTFLLVLIGVKFGLRDKVAIQQALDRTGLSNSANLIRSIIGVTLIFEITGVFLLLPVFIPDYGLDRALWLAIFHSVNSWNNAGFSLFKDSFIGFQTSILLNLVVTGLIIFGGIGYGVLFQLYIYLRDRLQRKPERVVFSLDLKVAISTSLILLIAGTVAFFLIESRNPNTFGNLSWQNKILAAWFQSVTPRTAGFNTIDIGKMTNAGLFLTIAFMFIGASPGGTGGGIKTTTLRVLTSCTKAILQGKEDVLLYERQIPLNLILKAVGVLVGSIATVILGTILISLTDPNIDFIQILFEVVSAFATVGLSTGITANVSTAAKLVLIAIMFIGRVGILLLIGAVLGDPRPTAIHYPEENLLVG; encoded by the coding sequence ATGACTGTTCCTCGAACTATTTCTTTAGGATTTTTAGCGGTAATCGCTGTTGGAACGTTGCTGTTGATGTTGCCTTTTTCTTCTAGTAGCGGTGATTGGACTAACCCAATTGTGGCGCTGTTTACGTCTACTTCTGCTGTTTGTGTTACTGGGCTATCTGTAGTAGATGTAGGGACTTATTTCTCATTTGTGGGACAAGTGATTTTGGTTGCTTTAGTACAAATTGGTGGGTTGGGTTATATGACAGCTACCACCTTTTTGTTAGTTTTAATCGGGGTAAAGTTTGGCTTACGCGATAAAGTGGCAATTCAACAAGCGCTCGATCGAACGGGGTTATCTAATAGTGCCAATTTAATCCGTTCGATTATTGGCGTGACGCTGATTTTTGAAATTACGGGAGTTTTTCTACTTTTACCAGTTTTCATACCTGATTACGGACTCGATCGCGCTCTATGGCTAGCTATTTTTCATAGCGTCAACTCTTGGAATAATGCTGGTTTCAGTTTATTTAAAGATAGTTTTATTGGCTTTCAAACATCTATTTTATTAAATTTAGTTGTAACAGGATTAATTATCTTCGGTGGTATTGGCTATGGAGTACTTTTTCAACTTTATATCTATCTGCGCGATCGCCTCCAACGCAAGCCAGAAAGAGTCGTGTTTTCGCTAGATTTGAAAGTAGCAATTAGCACGAGTTTAATTTTATTGATTGCAGGTACGGTTGCTTTCTTTTTAATCGAGTCGAGAAATCCCAATACTTTCGGTAATCTCAGTTGGCAAAATAAAATATTAGCTGCTTGGTTTCAGTCTGTGACTCCCAGAACGGCTGGATTTAACACGATTGATATTGGCAAAATGACTAATGCTGGCTTATTTCTTACTATTGCTTTTATGTTTATTGGTGCAAGTCCAGGTGGTACGGGTGGAGGTATAAAAACGACAACTTTGCGCGTGTTAACTAGTTGTACCAAAGCAATTTTACAAGGGAAAGAGGACGTGCTACTCTACGAGCGCCAAATTCCACTTAACCTGATTTTAAAAGCCGTTGGCGTACTAGTTGGATCGATCGCCACGGTCATACTAGGAACAATTTTAATTTCCTTGACTGACCCGAACATAGATTTTATTCAAATCTTGTTTGAAGTCGTGTCTGCTTTTGCTACTGTAGGACTTTCGACAGGAATCACCGCCAATGTCTCCACTGCGGCTAAGTTAGTCTTAATTGCCATCATGTTTATCGGACGGGTAGGTATTTTGTTACTCATAGGAGCCGTACTAGGAGATCCTCGCCCTACTGCTATCCACTATCCAGAAGAAAATTTACTGGTAGGATAA
- a CDS encoding 16S rRNA (cytosine(967)-C(5))-methyltransferase, with protein sequence MENPRQLAFIALKAVHRDAYADVALDRVLSQSNLNANDRRLVTELVYGSVRRMRSLDASIDRLAKKKSHQQPPDLRTILHLGLYQLCYLTHIPPSAAVNTTVELAKTNGLAGLKGFVNGILRQLIRESVGAGFQTRPYGSRESGDKEDKGDKGEKQPTTNYQLPTTHYPLPEDPVERLGILHSYPNWMIELWLEQLGLVETEQLCEWFNQSPAIDLRVNTLQTSIEEVETQLQAAGVSVTRLPHLPQALRLTGSIGAIQNLPGYSAGWWTVQDSSAQLVSHVLDPQAGEVTIDACAAPGGKTTHIAELMQDRGTIWACDRTTSRLNKLKTNAERLQLRSIKICPGDSRSLPQFTNIADRVLLDAPCSGLGTLHRHADARWRQTPASVQELANLQKELLDCTATWVKPGGILVYATCTLHPLENERAVEWFLSSHPQWQIDPLPPDSLATPFSTAAGWLKLYPHQHQMDGFLWFD encoded by the coding sequence ATGGAAAATCCTCGCCAACTAGCTTTTATCGCTCTCAAGGCAGTACATCGCGATGCCTATGCAGATGTCGCTTTAGATCGGGTACTCAGTCAATCGAATTTAAATGCTAACGATCGCCGTTTGGTAACAGAATTAGTTTACGGTAGCGTTAGGAGAATGCGATCGCTCGATGCTTCGATCGATCGCTTAGCTAAAAAAAAATCTCACCAACAACCCCCCGACTTACGCACTATTCTTCATCTCGGCTTATACCAGCTGTGCTATCTCACCCATATTCCCCCCTCTGCCGCTGTCAATACTACAGTGGAATTGGCAAAAACTAATGGTTTGGCTGGATTGAAGGGATTTGTCAATGGGATTTTGCGTCAATTGATTCGGGAGTCGGTAGGGGCGGGTTTCCAAACCCGCCCATACGGGAGTCGGGAGTCGGGGGACAAGGAAGACAAGGGAGACAAGGGGGAAAAACAACCAACTACCAACTACCAACTACCAACTACCCATTACCCATTACCAGAAGATCCAGTTGAAAGACTAGGAATTCTACACAGTTACCCTAATTGGATGATTGAATTGTGGCTGGAACAGTTGGGTTTGGTAGAAACAGAACAACTATGTGAATGGTTTAATCAATCGCCAGCGATCGATCTACGAGTTAATACTTTACAAACTTCTATCGAAGAAGTAGAGACGCAGTTACAAGCAGCAGGAGTGTCTGTAACGCGGCTTCCCCATCTACCCCAAGCTTTGAGGTTGACTGGAAGTATTGGTGCAATTCAGAATTTGCCTGGATATAGTGCGGGATGGTGGACTGTCCAAGATAGTAGCGCTCAACTTGTGAGTCACGTACTCGATCCGCAAGCGGGGGAAGTTACGATCGATGCTTGTGCTGCACCTGGAGGTAAGACAACTCACATAGCCGAATTGATGCAAGATCGAGGGACAATTTGGGCTTGCGATCGCACGACATCTCGTTTGAATAAACTTAAAACAAATGCCGAACGCTTACAATTGCGATCGATAAAAATTTGTCCTGGGGATAGCCGTTCTCTGCCTCAATTTACGAATATAGCCGATCGCGTGTTGCTCGATGCTCCCTGTTCTGGATTGGGAACTTTGCACCGCCACGCCGATGCTCGTTGGCGACAAACACCCGCATCAGTACAAGAACTTGCTAACCTACAAAAAGAACTACTCGATTGCACGGCTACCTGGGTGAAACCTGGTGGTATTCTTGTCTATGCCACTTGCACTCTTCATCCTTTAGAAAATGAAAGAGCAGTGGAATGGTTTTTATCAAGCCATCCCCAATGGCAAATCGATCCTCTTCCACCCGATTCTCTTGCAACTCCATTTTCTACCGCCGCAGGCTGGCTGAAGTTATATCCCCATCAGCATCAAATGGATGGCTTTTTATGGTTCGATTGA